Part of the Terriglobia bacterium genome, CTGGCCGAAGCCCTGGCCCTGGCCCACGATGCTGGGCATCCCCCGTTCGGCCACGCCGGCGAGCGCCAGCTCGACGAGCTCATGCACGCGCACGGCGGCTCTTTCGATCACAACTTGCACGCTCTGCGCATCGTCGAGCAGTTCGAGCAGCGCTACTTGGCCTTCCCCGGCCTGAATCTGACCTTCGAGGTGCGCGAAGGCATCGTCAAGCACTCCCGGGACTATCCCCCGGCGGACTACCCGCAGCTCGCCGAGTACGCCCTGGACCAGCGCCCCCCTCTCGAGGCTCAGCTCATCGACTGGGTCGACGAGATCGCCTACAACACCGCCGACCTGGACGACGCCCGCGAGGCCCGCCTGCTTTCCCTGGACGATCTCCTCCAGGAGGTGCCCATGTTCCGCGAGGCCTACGCCGCCGTCGAGGCCGCCTATCCCCAGGGCCTCGCCAAGCTGAAGTTCAACGAAGCCCTCAAGCGCGTCCTGGACCTGCTGGTCACCGACCTCATCGAAGCCACGCAGCGGCGCGTGGCCGCATCCGGGGCAGCTTCCGTGGACGATATCCGCCACGCCCCGCAGCGCCTGGCCGGCTTCAGTGTGGAGCTCGCCGCGCGCAACGCCGAGCTAAAAAGCTTCCTCTCCACGCACATCTACCAGCATCCCGCCATCACCGACGACCGCAACCGCTCCGTGCCCTGCCTCGGCGAGCTCTTCGCCTATTACCTGCGGATTCCCAGCGCCATGCCCCCTTTCTACGCCGAATTGGCGGAGAGGGAGCCGCGCCACGTCGTCGTTTGCGACTACATCGCCGGGATGACCGACCAGTATCTGTTGCGCCAGCACCGCGAGCTGTTCGGCGCCAGCCGCCGCGCCGTGAATTAGCGGCTTGCAAAGGTATAGTTTTGGGAGTGTCATCCTGTCTCTGACGATGGTTTTCATCGGAGGCCTCAGGATCTCCACCAGCAGGTTTGCAAGATTTGCTATTGCGGTCCGCAGCCTGCTCCGGATACAAAGAAATCTGAGCTGCGAGGGAGGGGAATCGTGGGAAGAAAGACATTCGTTGCGGTGGCGCTGCTTCTGTGCGGCGTGCTGGTGTGGAGTTCTTCGGGGACGGCCGCGCCGGCGGCCGCGGACCCCGCGGTGTTGCTGCAAGCCGATGAGGCGTTTGACGCCGCCAGAGCGGAACGCGGCTTGGAGGGCTTTGCCTCGTTCATTGCCGAGGACGTGACCACCATCCGTCCCAATCAGCCGATCGTCCGCGGCAAGGACTCTTTTCTCGCGGGCTGGAAGGAGGCCTATGCCGTGCCCGGGCTTTCCGTGCGCTGGAAGCCGGAAGTGGCGCGGATTTCGGACGACGGCACGCTGGGCTTCACCCTCGGCGCGTACCACGCGACGCAGACCGATAACGGCGTCACGAAATCCGTGGGCACCGGGAAATACGCGACCATCTGGCGCCGGCAATCCGACGGCTCCTGGAAAGTGGTCTTCGACACTGGCGTCCGGGATACGCCGCCCGCGGCTCCTGCGGCGCCGCGCAAGCCCTGAGCCCCGCCATGTCCCAGGCTCACTTCGCGAAGCTCGTGGTCATGTACCACGGCGCGCCCATCAACCAGTGGTTTCAGCCGCGCCTGCGCATTCCGGAAAAAGGCAGCGCGGAGATCGAGCTCGCGGTGCGCAAGGAGTTTTACCACTCCGCCGGCGCGGCCCACGGTTCCATCTATTTCAAGGCCCTGGACGACGCCACGTTTTTCGCCGTGCAGTCGCTACATCCGGAGACTTTCGTGCTCACGGCCTCCTTCAATCTCTACTTCCTGCGCCCGGTCACCGAAGGAAAGCTGCTCGCGCGCGGCCGCGTGGTGAGCCGCGCCAGGCGCTTGTACATCGCCGAAGGCGTGCTCTTCGACAGCCACGGCAAGGAAGCCGCGCGCGGCAGCGGCAGCTTCGTGCCCAGCGCCATCCCGCTGACCCCCGAAATGGGCTATCGCTGAGGGCGTGCCAGACGGCTCTGCCGGCAATCCGCCAGCAAGGCTTCGGCGCTTCCTTGACAGTCTCCCAAACATTTGTTTGGATAGCGGCATCTTCTTTTCCGGGAGACTCGAGATCATGGCCGCAGCGCTACCCGCACCCGTGCAAGGTTATTTTGACGCCGTTCACGCCAGCCAGCCCGATGCCCTGGCCAAATGCTTCGCCGAAGACGCAGAAGTGCACTTTCCCATGCAGGACCCGGTCATCGGCCGCGCCAAAATCCGCGAGTTTTATGCCGGGGTCTTTGTCTTCTACGCCCGGCGCCACGACGAAATCACCGCCGTGTACAAGAGCGAGAGCGGCAACGTGGCCACGGAGATCCACTTCGACGGCGCCACCGGCGACGGCAAGCACGTCACCTTCGACGCCGTGGACGTCTTCACCGTGCGCAGCAACAAGATCCAGAAGCTGCGCATCTTCTACGACAGCGCCAAGGTCCTGCAGATGCTCGGCGCGCTCCCCAGCGCCTCCCGGTAGTCCGCCACCGTCTGCGCGGGTCAGCTCAGCAGGCGCTTCAGGAGCAGGTCCAGCCGCGCGCGGTGGTCGTAGTCCATGCCCGTAAATTGGATGCCCATGCCCTCTCCGGGTTTGGCGGAGCGGACCGTGGCGCGTGCGCGCACTTCCCCGTTGGGCACCTGGAAGACCAACTTCAGAATGGTGCCGACGGGCGGCGGATTCGGCGTGGTGATGAACAGCCCGCCCAGACCGAGCGATTGCACCCGGGAGACTTCCTTGTGCGCCCCGGCCTGCCAGGCCACCTGCATGCCCTTCGGCAGGGTGATGCGGGGAAAGCGTCGTACCTCTTTCGCAGGCTTTTTGTCCATGGCGAACCTGACCGCATACGCTCGCCGCTGAACAGCGCAGGGAGCGAAGTGTGTTGCGTCCGAAAATCGGGGGCGGAAGGGTGTGCGCCCGATATGGTCTTCCGAGGATTGTGCGATGGCCGGCATCGAACAGGCAAGCAACAACGGCGGCGGTGTCTCCGCTCGGTAAACCACCCGGCCTGGGCCTCCCCGCGGGGCGGGTGGCGGGGTCCGTCCGTGGACAGAGAGAAGGGGAGAGTACTAAAACCCAGGGGGACCCCCGGCAAATTGTGTAAGTGTGGATTCCGCAGGACTTTAAGTTCAACAATTTTGGAAGTGTGGATTGTAAAGGGGTTGCGGGCGGATTTTGTGGAAGTGTGGATTGTAAAGGGGTTAGCGGGCGCGGGGTGCGGCGCGCGGAGTGCTGCTGCGTACTCACGGCACATGTTACCACAGTAGTACATGCGCTTCAAGAAGCGATTGGGAGAAATTGCGAGGGCGGGGAGGGGCTTGCGGCTCTTCGCAAGGCAGGCGGTGAATTCGAACGAGGCGATGCGTAGCGCTATCAGGTGAGAGGCAAAACCACACTCTTTTGGCGGACGAAAACGATGCGTCACTCAGATCTTGTCAACTCATCAAGGGGCTGCCACCCGGCGGCACCCACCCGGGATGATCCGCCGAAACGTGATTCACCGTGAGAG contains:
- a CDS encoding deoxyguanosinetriphosphate triphosphohydrolase encodes the protein MNLAPYAMHAQDSRGRRYAEPAHPYRSDYARDRDRIIHSRAFRRLEAKTQVFTTRFSDHFRNRLTHTLEVAQIARTVAGALRLNAELAEALALAHDAGHPPFGHAGERQLDELMHAHGGSFDHNLHALRIVEQFEQRYLAFPGLNLTFEVREGIVKHSRDYPPADYPQLAEYALDQRPPLEAQLIDWVDEIAYNTADLDDAREARLLSLDDLLQEVPMFREAYAAVEAAYPQGLAKLKFNEALKRVLDLLVTDLIEATQRRVAASGAASVDDIRHAPQRLAGFSVELAARNAELKSFLSTHIYQHPAITDDRNRSVPCLGELFAYYLRIPSAMPPFYAELAEREPRHVVVCDYIAGMTDQYLLRQHRELFGASRRAVN
- a CDS encoding DUF4440 domain-containing protein, which codes for MGRKTFVAVALLLCGVLVWSSSGTAAPAAADPAVLLQADEAFDAARAERGLEGFASFIAEDVTTIRPNQPIVRGKDSFLAGWKEAYAVPGLSVRWKPEVARISDDGTLGFTLGAYHATQTDNGVTKSVGTGKYATIWRRQSDGSWKVVFDTGVRDTPPAAPAAPRKP
- a CDS encoding PaaI family thioesterase, producing the protein MYHGAPINQWFQPRLRIPEKGSAEIELAVRKEFYHSAGAAHGSIYFKALDDATFFAVQSLHPETFVLTASFNLYFLRPVTEGKLLARGRVVSRARRLYIAEGVLFDSHGKEAARGSGSFVPSAIPLTPEMGYR
- a CDS encoding nuclear transport factor 2 family protein — its product is MAAALPAPVQGYFDAVHASQPDALAKCFAEDAEVHFPMQDPVIGRAKIREFYAGVFVFYARRHDEITAVYKSESGNVATEIHFDGATGDGKHVTFDAVDVFTVRSNKIQKLRIFYDSAKVLQMLGALPSASR
- a CDS encoding PilZ domain-containing protein — translated: MDKKPAKEVRRFPRITLPKGMQVAWQAGAHKEVSRVQSLGLGGLFITTPNPPPVGTILKLVFQVPNGEVRARATVRSAKPGEGMGIQFTGMDYDHRARLDLLLKRLLS